One Brassica napus cultivar Da-Ae chromosome A5, Da-Ae, whole genome shotgun sequence DNA window includes the following coding sequences:
- the LOC106345398 gene encoding IQ domain-containing protein IQM2-like, translating into MGVSFSYPFTKQEDVETSLDSITVKSISFGDDNECKTPKRSVNFSDRTLEPTILKSIGSGGKMVVEKSVSFKGMQLERMIENGFEIDNAEIASELSVLDPKNPKHEAAIKLQKVYKSFRTRRKLADCAVLVEQSWWKLLDFAELKRSSISFFDIEKHETAISRWSRARTRAAKVGKGLSKNGKAQKLALQHWLEAIDPRHRYGHNLHFYYNKWLHCQSREPFFYWLDIGEGKEVNLVEKCPRLKLQQQCIKYLGPMERKAYEVVVEEGKFFYKNSGEMLHTSSMEESDSKWIFVLSTSKVLYVGKKKKGTFQHSSFLAGGATVAAGRLVVESGVLKAVWPHSGHYQPTEENFLDFLSFLRENNVDITDVKMSPTDEDEFSLYKQRSTHMRNHSLEEDLEPEKSIILQDKVDPIQEETTPVMANTETPKKMESIKVSEDYDSGDDEEEEEEIFDLEQEPIPSEHSSPRGGEETRESEVVKIPEESILKRINSKKESRSFQLGKQLSCKWTTGAGPRIGCVRDYPSELQFQALEQVNLSPRSASVSRLCFSSLSHTQTPQMSPLWRGMSLPTDIITHS; encoded by the exons ATGGGAGTCTCATTCTCCTATCCGTTCACCAAGCAAGAAGACGTGGAGACTTCTCTAGACTCCATCACCGTTAAGTCCATAAGCTTCGGAGATGACAACGAGTGCAAAACTCCCAAAAGATCCGTTAACTTCAGTGACAGAACTCTCGAGCCCACGATCTTGAAATCTATTGGATCTGGTGGTAAAATGGTTGTTGAGAAGTCTGTCAGCTTCAAAGGGATGCAGCTGGAGAGAATGATAGAGAATGGCTTTGAGATAGACAATGCAGAGATTGCTAGTGAACTCTCAGTTCTTGATCCGAAGAACCCTAAACACGAAGCTGCTATTAAGTTACAGAAAGTTTACAAGAGCTTCCGTACGAGGAGAAAGCTGGCTGATTGTGCAGTTCTCGTGGAGCAAAGCtg GTGGAAGCTATTGGATTTTGCTGAACTGAAGAGAAGTTCTATATCTTTCTTTGATATTGAGAAACACGAAACCGCGATTTCGAGGTGGTCTAGAGCTAGGACTAGAGCAGCTAAGGTTGGTAAAGGTTTGTCCAAGAATGGAAAAGCACAAAAGCTTGCTCTACAACATTGGCTtgaagct ATTGACCCGAGGCATCGGTATGGACACAACCTGCACTTTTACTACAACAAATGGCTCCACTGTCAGAGTAGAGAACCTTTCTTCTACTG GCTTGATATTGGCGAGGGAAAAGAAGTAAATCTTGTGGAGAAGTGTCCTCGTTTGAAACTTCAGCAACAGTGCATCAAGTATCTTGGTCCG ATGGAAAGGAAAGCTTATGAGGTTGTTGTGGAAGAAGGCAAGTTCTTCTACAAGAACAGCGGAGAGATGCTTCATACTTCTTCAATGGAAGAAAGTGATTCCAAATGGATTTTCGTGCTCAGCACGTCGAAAGTGTTGTacgttgggaagaagaagaagggtacCTTTCAACATTCAAGCTTCTTAGCTGGAGGAGCTACTGTTGCTGCAGGGAGATTAGTTGTTGAGAGTGGTGTTCTTAAGGCTGTTTGGCCACACAGTGGACATTATCAACCTACTGAAGAGAATTTCTTGGACTTTCTTTCTTTCCTAAGAGAGAACAATGTTGATATCACTGATGTAAAG ATGAGTCCTACAGATGAAGATGAGTTTTCTCTTTACAAACAAAGAAGCACTCACATGAGAAACCATTCTTTGGAAGAGGATTTGGAGCCTGAGAAGAGCATTATCTTGCAAGACAAGGTTGATCCAATACAAGAAGAAACAACTCCAGTGATGGCTAATACCGAAACACCGAAAAAGATGGAGTCTATTAAAGTATCTGAAGACTATGATTCTGgtgatgatgaggaggaggaggaagagattTTTGACTTAGAACAAGAACCAATTCCTTCAGAGCATAGCTCAccaagaggaggagaagaaaccAGAGAGAGTGAGGTAGTGAAGATTCCAGAAGAATCAATCCTAAAAAGGATCAATTCAAAGAAGGAAAGTAGATCTTTCCAACTTGGGAAACAGCTATCTTGCAAGTGGACAACAGGTGCAGGACCAAGGATAGGTTGTGTAAGAGATTACCCATCAGAGCTTCAGTTTCAAGCACTTGAACAAGTCAACTTGTCTCCGAGAAGCGCTTCTGTTTCAAGACTCTGTTTCTCTTCCTTGTCTCACACGCAAACGCCTCAGATGTCACCGTTATGGCGAGGAATGTCATTACCTACAGATATCATCACACATTCATAA
- the LOC125608695 gene encoding trihelix transcription factor ASIL2-like, whose product MALKNAAGSKSSGSSLDDDDEDEDDDVCDWGFVVRKKSGVDEVYPTGGEGSSCRELARVILKLGEVYERIEGAKQRMMVELEKQRMEAAKEIELQRMNMLMDMQMELERSKLAKRRSAASVKKL is encoded by the exons ATGG CATTGAAGAATGCGGCCGGATCTAAATCGAGTGGGAGCTCTTTggacgatgatgatgaggatgaggacGATGACGTCTGTGATTGGGGGTTTGTGGTGAGGAAGAAGAGTGGAGTGGATGAGGTATATCCGACTGGAGGTGAAGGGTCGTCGTGTAGGGAGCTTGCGAGAGTGATTCTGAAGTTGGGAGAGGTGTACGAGAGGATCGAAGGTGCGAAGCAGAGGATGATGGTTGAGTTGGAGAAACAGAGGATGGAAGCTGCTAAGGAGATTGAGTTGCAACGAATGAACATGTTGATGGATATGCAGATGGAGCTTGAAAGATCCAAGCTTGCCAAACGTAGATCTGCTGCttcag TTAAGAAGTTGTAG